The proteins below come from a single Gordonia pseudamarae genomic window:
- the rpsJ gene encoding 30S ribosomal protein S10 gives MAGQKIRIRLKAYDHEAIDASARKIVETVTRTGARVVGPVPLPTEKNVYCVIRSPHKYKDSREHFEMRTHKRLIDILDPTPKTVDALMRIDLPASVDVNIQ, from the coding sequence GTGGCGGGACAGAAGATCCGCATCAGGCTCAAGGCCTACGACCACGAGGCGATCGACGCTTCGGCGCGCAAAATCGTGGAGACCGTGACCCGTACGGGTGCACGCGTCGTCGGCCCGGTGCCGTTGCCCACCGAAAAGAATGTGTACTGCGTCATCCGTTCGCCGCACAAGTACAAGGACAGCCGCGAACACTTCGAGATGCGCACTCACAAGCGACTCATCGACATCCTCGACCCGACGCCGAAGACCGTCGACGCGCTGATGCGCATCGACCTTCCGGCCAGCGTCGACGTCAACATCCAGTAG